A single Roseofilum reptotaenium CS-1145 DNA region contains:
- a CDS encoding NUDIX hydrolase, which yields MTLPKRWKLLHSHLAFDHPWCQVRQDTVQLPNQTIIDDYFVSIRPEVAMIVPITPEGTILFVRQYRHGVQKVLLELPAGHFYPPEESAEVAARREFEEETGYQSQDWKFLGVLYDNPPKDTNGIHVFLAQNIHQVGEQHLDITEEIELVFIPINEVMDTIFRGKICVSGTIAALVMALHGM from the coding sequence ATGACCTTGCCAAAACGCTGGAAACTCTTGCACTCCCATCTAGCCTTTGACCATCCTTGGTGTCAGGTGCGCCAAGATACCGTCCAATTGCCTAACCAAACCATTATTGATGATTACTTTGTCAGTATTCGTCCAGAAGTCGCCATGATTGTTCCTATTACCCCAGAAGGAACAATTTTATTTGTCCGTCAATATCGCCATGGGGTACAAAAAGTATTATTGGAATTACCAGCCGGCCATTTTTATCCCCCAGAAGAATCAGCAGAAGTTGCCGCTAGGCGAGAATTTGAAGAAGAAACCGGTTATCAGAGTCAAGATTGGAAATTTTTAGGCGTTCTGTATGATAATCCCCCCAAAGATACCAATGGGATTCATGTCTTTTTAGCCCAAAATATTCATCAGGTTGGCGAGCAACACTTGGATATCACAGAAGAAATCGAGTTAGTATTTATTCCCATTAATGAAGTAATGGATACTATTTTTCGCGGAAAAATCTGTGTTTCCGGGACAATTGCTGCTTTAGTTATGGCGCTTCATGGGATGTAG